From the Polyangiaceae bacterium genome, one window contains:
- a CDS encoding 4Fe-4S binding protein, whose protein sequence is MAKDRPPVILTASLCKGCGRCIDACPKHAITMGQEINQASGLIPVVIDDAICNDCGLCISACPEPYGLARPGYELEDPKHLFGERDAVRPQAKTIPPRRLALPKLEPMVLKGNYAAAIGAILAGCRHVFGYPITPSTEGAELLSALLPKLHGVFLQACSEVATVNHMYGCGGAGLPTMTFTSSPGFSLMLEGISYLIGTELPSVFINVMRPGPGLGYIGPEQSDIKLACRGLGHGNTHAIVLAPTTPQEMLDLTMDAFELSFKYRNPVIVAADGYLGQITGRVTLPDSMLDPGLPDWAVWGDAEHRGNLNSSIFQDWTELERHNEHLCAKYRVMERDEQRSKTFRAEGAEVLVIACNTPARMAKAAVEQLRQENRNVGLFQPITLWPFPIDALRPLLSSARHVLVVEASDGQLEDEMRLAMHHADVSGVRIHHLRHMGGILPDAQEVYDKVLSILEVS, encoded by the coding sequence ATGGCGAAAGACAGACCGCCGGTGATCCTGACAGCGTCGCTGTGCAAAGGCTGCGGCCGATGCATCGACGCGTGCCCGAAGCACGCGATCACCATGGGGCAAGAAATCAATCAGGCATCGGGCTTGATCCCCGTCGTGATCGACGATGCGATTTGCAATGACTGCGGGCTCTGCATTTCCGCATGTCCCGAGCCCTACGGACTCGCGCGTCCCGGCTACGAGTTGGAGGACCCCAAGCATCTGTTCGGCGAGCGCGACGCGGTCCGCCCGCAGGCAAAGACGATTCCCCCGCGTCGCTTGGCCCTACCCAAGCTGGAGCCCATGGTGCTCAAGGGCAACTACGCGGCAGCCATTGGGGCGATCCTCGCGGGCTGCCGACACGTCTTCGGCTATCCAATCACTCCGTCTACCGAAGGCGCAGAGCTGCTTTCGGCATTGCTACCCAAACTCCATGGCGTCTTTCTGCAGGCCTGCAGCGAAGTCGCGACCGTGAACCACATGTACGGCTGTGGCGGTGCTGGTTTGCCGACCATGACCTTCACCAGTTCGCCCGGTTTCAGCCTGATGCTGGAGGGCATCTCGTATCTGATCGGCACGGAGCTGCCCTCGGTGTTCATCAACGTGATGCGCCCGGGTCCAGGCCTCGGCTACATCGGCCCCGAGCAGTCGGACATCAAGTTGGCATGTCGCGGGCTGGGGCATGGCAACACCCACGCCATCGTGCTGGCCCCGACGACGCCACAGGAAATGCTCGATCTGACGATGGACGCCTTCGAGCTGAGCTTCAAGTACCGCAACCCCGTGATCGTCGCCGCTGACGGATACTTGGGACAGATCACTGGCCGGGTCACCTTGCCCGATAGCATGCTGGATCCAGGACTGCCCGATTGGGCCGTCTGGGGCGATGCGGAGCACCGTGGCAACCTCAACAGCTCCATCTTCCAGGACTGGACCGAGCTCGAGCGACACAACGAGCACCTGTGCGCGAAGTATCGGGTCATGGAACGAGACGAGCAGCGCTCCAAGACGTTCCGCGCCGAAGGGGCGGAAGTTCTGGTGATTGCCTGCAACACGCCCGCGCGCATGGCCAAGGCGGCCGTGGAGCAGTTGCGGCAAGAGAATCGCAACGTCGGGTTGTTCCAGCCGATCACGCTGTGGCCGTTCCCCATCGACGCGCTTCGCCCACTTCTCAGCTCGGCGCGCCACGTGTTGGTCGTCGAAGCCAGTGATGGACAGCTGGAAGACGAGATGCGCTTGGCCATGCACCATGCGGACGTTTCCGGCGTACGGATTCATCACTTGCGACACATGGGCGGCATCCTACCCGACGCCCAAGAGGTCTACGACAAGGTGCTTTCGATCCTGGAGGTGTCGTGA
- a CDS encoding 2-oxoacid:acceptor oxidoreductase family protein produces the protein MSSVAFFEHFDRHAHGKGLKGATTHYCPGCGHGLAHKYLAEALVELGVQERTVMISPVGCAVFLFYYFDTGNTQAAHGRAPAVALGHKLANPNSVVVSYQGDGDLASIGLAEIMHAAQLGIPISVVFINNAIYGMTGGQMAPTTLMGQRSSTTPEGRGLMQGKPMHVAEVIGRLDGATYVERCALFDQKQRKQAKRAIKKALELQIQGRGFGFVEILSECPIHWKMSPMEAEAHVRDVLTQVYPLGVIKDEEREPWFDPGKPSFDPEHVVSVIEASRDTPPTFCKGFPTQLDENDVAVKLAGAGGDGAQTAALLITKAAINEGFDATHIPSYGPESRGGTSYADVHVARTEVLSPSAPNPHVLIAFNAPSLDKFAASVRPGGIVIYDSSVIQQAPAMREGVRLYAVPCAEIAQGLGSVVVKNVVALGALQAASGLMESESYLTALRRSLQDKCMMIPLNEQAFQAGAEAARAQDKRSN, from the coding sequence ATGAGCAGCGTAGCATTCTTCGAGCACTTCGACCGACACGCCCACGGCAAGGGACTGAAGGGCGCCACGACTCACTATTGTCCGGGCTGCGGCCATGGCTTGGCGCACAAATACCTCGCTGAAGCCCTGGTGGAGTTGGGAGTGCAGGAGCGCACGGTGATGATCTCGCCGGTGGGCTGCGCCGTCTTCCTCTTCTACTACTTCGACACGGGCAACACTCAGGCAGCTCACGGTCGCGCGCCGGCGGTGGCCCTCGGCCACAAGCTTGCCAACCCCAACTCGGTAGTCGTCAGCTATCAGGGCGACGGTGATCTCGCGTCCATCGGGCTTGCGGAGATCATGCACGCGGCGCAGCTTGGCATCCCGATCAGCGTCGTGTTCATCAACAATGCCATCTACGGCATGACCGGGGGCCAAATGGCCCCGACCACGCTGATGGGCCAGCGCTCCTCCACCACCCCAGAGGGACGCGGCCTGATGCAGGGAAAACCCATGCACGTGGCGGAGGTCATCGGGCGCCTGGACGGCGCGACCTACGTCGAGCGCTGCGCGCTGTTCGATCAGAAACAGAGAAAGCAGGCCAAGCGCGCGATCAAGAAGGCCCTGGAGCTCCAGATCCAGGGACGCGGATTCGGCTTCGTCGAGATCTTGAGCGAGTGCCCTATCCACTGGAAGATGAGCCCCATGGAAGCGGAAGCACATGTTCGTGACGTGCTGACCCAGGTGTATCCCCTCGGCGTGATCAAAGACGAGGAGCGGGAGCCGTGGTTCGATCCTGGCAAACCTAGCTTCGACCCGGAGCACGTCGTTTCCGTGATCGAGGCCAGCCGCGACACGCCGCCGACCTTCTGCAAGGGCTTCCCCACGCAGCTCGACGAGAACGACGTCGCAGTGAAGCTGGCAGGCGCGGGCGGCGACGGAGCCCAAACCGCCGCCTTGCTCATCACCAAGGCGGCCATCAACGAGGGTTTCGACGCGACGCACATTCCCAGCTACGGCCCGGAGTCCCGCGGCGGCACGTCCTATGCCGACGTCCATGTCGCGCGCACGGAGGTGCTATCGCCATCGGCGCCGAACCCTCATGTGCTCATCGCTTTCAACGCGCCAAGTCTCGACAAGTTCGCGGCGAGCGTGCGCCCGGGCGGCATCGTGATCTACGACTCCAGCGTGATTCAACAAGCTCCAGCAATGCGGGAAGGCGTGCGTCTCTACGCGGTGCCTTGCGCGGAGATCGCCCAAGGCCTGGGCTCGGTAGTCGTCAAGAACGTCGTGGCCCTCGGCGCGCTTCAGGCAGCGTCGGGACTCATGGAATCCGAGTCCTACCTGACGGCCCTGCGCCGGAGCCTCCAGGACAAGTGCATGATGATCCCGCTGAACGAGCAGGCCTTCCAAGCGGGCGCAGAAGCTGCACGCGCACAGGACAAGCGCTCGAACTAG